A part of Planococcus sp. MB-3u-03 genomic DNA contains:
- a CDS encoding ROK family protein, which translates to MSKVIGVDIGGTKIRMGVIDAEGRILAERQVKTEFPLYPHLERQVLLFLEEHPDVSAIGIGTHGFVDPKEGRIVFAGDMLPGWTGTEVKAPLEQASGRHVEVENDANCAALAEAKFGAARGLGRVVCITLGTGLGGGIIWDGKLLSGGPHGGAAELGHMILYPNGSRCACGRLGCAEQYLSGTALVRRIKETGLSVTPPELFELAETDAQAQKLVIDFTEDLAIYISSLQAIFDMDMLIIGGGVSESASAWMDELKRQLAEVLLNPLPVEVAQFENDAGMLGAALLVLEK; encoded by the coding sequence ATGAGTAAAGTAATCGGAGTAGACATTGGGGGAACGAAAATCCGCATGGGGGTCATCGATGCAGAAGGGCGGATACTCGCAGAGCGGCAAGTGAAGACGGAGTTTCCGCTGTATCCGCATTTGGAGCGTCAAGTGCTGTTGTTTTTAGAGGAGCATCCTGACGTGTCGGCAATCGGCATCGGAACGCACGGGTTTGTCGACCCGAAAGAAGGGCGCATCGTTTTTGCGGGCGACATGCTGCCAGGATGGACTGGGACAGAGGTCAAAGCGCCACTCGAACAAGCGTCAGGGCGACACGTGGAAGTGGAGAACGATGCCAATTGCGCGGCGCTCGCTGAAGCGAAATTTGGCGCAGCACGGGGGCTTGGACGCGTTGTATGCATTACGCTCGGCACGGGGCTTGGCGGCGGCATCATCTGGGACGGCAAGCTCTTGAGCGGCGGCCCGCACGGCGGGGCTGCAGAACTGGGCCATATGATCTTGTATCCAAACGGTTCACGCTGCGCTTGCGGCCGGCTTGGCTGTGCAGAGCAATACCTGTCGGGTACGGCCCTTGTGCGCCGCATCAAGGAAACGGGGCTTTCGGTGACGCCGCCAGAATTATTCGAACTGGCTGAAACAGATGCCCAAGCGCAAAAGCTGGTCATTGACTTCACCGAGGACTTGGCAATCTACATCAGCAGCTTACAGGCGATCTTCGATATGGACATGCTCATCATTGGCGGTGGTGTATCGGAATCGGCCTCTGCATGGATGGATGAACTAAAGCGCCAATTGGCGGAAGTGCTATTGAATCCATTACCGGTGGAAGTGGCACAATTCGAAAACGATGCCGGCATGCTTGGGGCAGCGCTGCTCGTTTTGGAGAAATAA
- a CDS encoding ABC transporter substrate-binding protein: MHNNSKGSSSEGIKVQQGVIGICFTISGALAACSSGDEGSTAEGGGEQVTVDIFQFKVEFKDQFEDVVAQYEEENPDVNIEITTVGGGEDYGAALRSRFASGNEPAIFNIGGPQDVTDWKDNLTDLSDTGAADAALEGTLDGVTVESEVLGLPYNQEGYGFIYNTRLFEEAGIDAASITDYASLEEAVKTLDSKKEELGLESVFALPGKETWVTGLHLSNTFLAPEFDNNVLTAYDADTVEFEYGEGFKKILDLQNEYSKQPTVSLDYSQQVEELFSLERVAIIQQGNWVYGSIAGIDQELADSGVGMMPIPVEGLEDGGLPVGVPMYWGVNSNQDEEVVTAAKDFLDWLYTSDTGKTAVLEDFKFIPAYEGYDTSKITDSMSKAIYDASEAGETIGWVFMGYPTGWGEDELGANIQKYLSDEASWDEVVDSAKAAWETSRGE, encoded by the coding sequence TTGCACAACAACTCAAAGGGGAGTTCAAGTGAAGGAATTAAAGTTCAGCAAGGGGTTATTGGCATCTGTTTTACTATCAGCGGGGCGCTTGCAGCATGCAGTTCAGGGGATGAAGGATCAACGGCAGAAGGCGGCGGCGAGCAAGTGACCGTCGATATCTTCCAATTCAAAGTAGAGTTTAAAGACCAGTTTGAAGATGTCGTCGCACAATACGAAGAAGAAAATCCTGATGTCAACATCGAAATCACGACAGTCGGCGGCGGAGAAGATTACGGCGCTGCGCTTCGTTCCCGTTTCGCTTCAGGCAATGAGCCGGCGATCTTCAACATCGGCGGGCCACAGGACGTAACGGACTGGAAAGATAACTTGACTGACTTGTCCGATACAGGCGCAGCGGATGCAGCACTCGAGGGCACACTAGACGGCGTGACAGTCGAATCGGAAGTGCTCGGCTTGCCGTATAACCAGGAAGGCTACGGATTTATCTACAATACACGCTTGTTCGAAGAAGCTGGAATCGATGCCGCCTCTATTACGGATTATGCGAGCTTAGAAGAAGCGGTGAAAACGCTTGATTCGAAAAAAGAAGAACTCGGCCTTGAATCGGTCTTCGCGTTGCCAGGAAAAGAGACGTGGGTGACAGGGCTTCATTTGTCGAACACTTTCCTCGCGCCTGAATTCGATAATAATGTCTTGACGGCATACGATGCAGATACAGTGGAATTTGAATACGGCGAAGGCTTCAAGAAAATCCTCGATTTGCAAAACGAGTATTCGAAGCAGCCGACTGTGAGCCTCGACTATTCACAGCAAGTTGAAGAGCTATTTTCGCTTGAACGTGTGGCGATCATCCAACAAGGAAACTGGGTTTACGGTTCGATTGCAGGAATTGACCAGGAACTCGCAGATTCAGGTGTTGGCATGATGCCGATCCCAGTTGAAGGCTTGGAAGATGGCGGATTACCAGTCGGCGTGCCGATGTATTGGGGCGTCAACTCGAACCAAGACGAAGAAGTCGTAACGGCAGCAAAAGATTTCCTTGATTGGCTATACACGTCCGACACTGGGAAAACAGCTGTTTTGGAAGACTTTAAATTCATCCCGGCATATGAAGGTTATGACACATCCAAAATCACCGATTCAATGTCCAAAGCGATCTATGATGCTTCAGAAGCTGGCGAAACAATCGGTTGGGTCTTCATGGGCTATCCGACTGGATGGGGCGAAGATGAACTCGGCGCGAACATCCAGAAATACTTGAGCGATGAAGCGAGCTGGGACGAAGTGGTCGATTCAGCAAAAGCGGCATGGGAAACGAGCCGTGGGGAGTAA
- a CDS encoding carbohydrate ABC transporter permease codes for MRTRDLSYWLFLAPVLLALALVVVVPMLLGLFYSFTAWNGIQTGEFVGFQNYLNLFKDERFLDSLWFTTKFSVISVILINFIGLSLALIVTSKIKTSSLLRTTFFMPNLIGGLILGFIWQFIFLKVFASVGEAVGMESLQAWLSTTETGFWGLVILMSWQMAGYIMVIYIAYLEGLPKELIEAAEIDGASTVQRFRYIIFPLVAPAFTVSMFLTLSNTFKLYDQNLSLTAGGPYNSTEMVAMEIFKTAFVQNAFAYAQAKAIIFFLIVAIIALVQVYINKRREVEM; via the coding sequence ATGCGTACACGGGATCTTTCCTATTGGTTATTTTTAGCGCCTGTATTGTTGGCGCTGGCACTTGTCGTCGTCGTGCCGATGCTGCTCGGGCTTTTCTATTCGTTCACGGCATGGAACGGCATCCAAACCGGCGAATTTGTCGGCTTCCAGAATTACTTGAACTTATTTAAAGATGAGCGCTTCCTCGATTCGCTTTGGTTCACGACGAAATTCTCGGTCATATCTGTTATTTTGATCAATTTCATCGGACTGTCACTCGCTTTGATCGTCACATCGAAGATCAAGACGAGCAGCTTGCTGCGCACGACTTTCTTCATGCCGAACTTGATCGGCGGCTTGATCCTCGGGTTCATCTGGCAGTTCATTTTCCTGAAAGTGTTCGCGAGCGTCGGCGAAGCAGTCGGCATGGAAAGCTTGCAGGCATGGCTGTCGACGACCGAAACCGGGTTCTGGGGCTTGGTCATACTGATGAGCTGGCAGATGGCCGGCTATATCATGGTCATCTACATCGCTTATTTGGAAGGCTTGCCGAAAGAGTTGATCGAAGCGGCTGAAATTGACGGCGCATCGACCGTACAGCGCTTCCGCTACATCATCTTTCCGCTTGTTGCCCCGGCGTTCACAGTCAGTATGTTCTTGACTTTATCGAATACATTCAAGCTGTACGACCAGAACTTATCGCTGACAGCGGGCGGCCCATACAATTCGACGGAAATGGTCGCCATGGAAATTTTCAAGACAGCGTTTGTGCAAAATGCCTTCGCCTATGCTCAGGCAAAAGCGATCATCTTCTTCCTGATCGTCGCTATTATTGCACTCGTTCAAGTGTATATCAATAAACGCCGGGAGGTCGAAATGTAA